The Afipia massiliensis genome has a segment encoding these proteins:
- a CDS encoding tetratricopeptide repeat protein, with protein MEPASVKFQRRFSRVAVATLGFVSVLASNGPLAAQTRTSASEDAKQAPYPSARDLIGLTVAGSYLAARHASVERDATAASAFYRAALRSDPKNSELLDRAFIAALADGDIDAAVKLADRILTVDKNNRVARLVAGVRSLKQKNYAVAQQNINQSIRGPITDLVATLLSGWASYGAGNTQTAVSSIDKLAGPEWYPIFKDLHTGMILELANKQKEAGARFERAYKLDDSALRVSDAYARWLSRNRDAAAATAVYQGFDKKLARHPLVVEGIRETKAGKKLSPLAENPQQGAAEALYGIGASLTRRGGEDLALVYLQLALYLNPNHSLALLSLADLYETVKKPQMAIKIYERVPANSPLKRNAQIQLATDLDAVDRTEEGIKILNGVVADDPKDVEAIMALGNIERARKKFADCSETYGKGIEAQASTTDKPNWVFYYFRGICNERSKQWAKAEVDLKKALEMQPEQPHVLNYLGYSWIDQGINLDEGMKMIRRAVEQRPDDGYIVDSLGWAYYRIANYENAVKHLERAIDLKPEDPTINDHLGDAYWRVGRTLEAKFQWQHAKDLKPEADELPKIETKLRDGLPEDTSNAAAAEKKKDDGRGG; from the coding sequence GGAGCCGGCGAGCGTGAAATTCCAACGTCGTTTCAGCCGCGTGGCCGTCGCCACACTCGGATTTGTATCGGTTCTCGCCTCCAACGGGCCGCTCGCGGCGCAGACCCGGACCAGCGCCAGCGAAGACGCCAAGCAGGCACCGTATCCGAGCGCGCGTGATCTGATCGGCCTGACGGTAGCGGGAAGCTATCTCGCCGCACGCCATGCCAGTGTCGAGCGCGACGCGACTGCGGCGTCGGCCTTCTACCGCGCGGCGTTGCGCTCCGATCCGAAGAACAGCGAACTGCTGGACCGTGCCTTCATCGCGGCCCTTGCCGATGGCGACATCGACGCGGCGGTGAAGCTCGCCGACCGCATTCTGACCGTCGACAAGAACAACCGCGTTGCGCGGCTGGTGGCGGGCGTCCGCTCGCTGAAGCAGAAGAATTACGCCGTCGCCCAGCAGAACATCAATCAGTCCATCCGCGGACCGATCACCGATCTTGTCGCGACGCTGCTGTCCGGTTGGGCCAGCTACGGCGCGGGCAACACCCAGACCGCGGTCTCAAGCATCGACAAGCTGGCGGGGCCGGAGTGGTATCCGATCTTCAAGGACCTGCACACCGGCATGATCCTTGAACTCGCCAACAAGCAGAAGGAAGCCGGCGCCCGCTTCGAGCGCGCCTACAAGCTCGACGACTCCGCATTGCGGGTGTCGGATGCCTATGCGCGCTGGCTGTCGCGCAACAGGGACGCAGCGGCCGCGACTGCCGTCTATCAGGGCTTCGACAAGAAGCTCGCGCGTCATCCGCTGGTGGTGGAAGGCATTCGCGAAACCAAGGCCGGCAAGAAGCTGTCGCCGCTGGCGGAAAATCCGCAGCAGGGCGCGGCGGAAGCGCTGTACGGCATCGGCGCATCGCTGACGCGCCGCGGCGGCGAGGACCTTGCGCTGGTCTATCTTCAGCTTGCGCTCTACCTCAACCCGAACCATTCCCTCGCTCTGTTGTCGCTGGCCGATCTGTATGAAACGGTGAAGAAGCCGCAGATGGCGATCAAGATCTATGAGCGCGTGCCCGCGAATTCTCCGCTCAAGCGCAACGCGCAAATCCAGCTTGCGACCGATCTCGATGCTGTTGATCGCACCGAGGAAGGGATCAAGATCCTGAACGGTGTCGTCGCCGACGATCCGAAGGATGTCGAGGCGATCATGGCGCTCGGCAATATCGAGCGCGCCCGCAAGAAGTTCGCCGATTGCAGCGAGACCTACGGCAAGGGCATCGAAGCCCAGGCCAGCACCACCGACAAGCCGAACTGGGTGTTCTACTACTTCCGCGGCATCTGCAACGAGCGCTCGAAGCAGTGGGCGAAGGCAGAAGTCGATCTGAAGAAGGCGCTCGAGATGCAGCCCGAGCAGCCGCATGTCCTGAACTATCTCGGTTACTCGTGGATCGATCAGGGCATCAATCTCGATGAGGGCATGAAGATGATCCGTCGCGCCGTCGAGCAGCGGCCGGACGATGGCTACATCGTGGACTCGCTGGGCTGGGCCTACTACCGCATCGCCAATTACGAGAACGCCGTGAAGCACCTCGAACGCGCGATCGATCTCAAGCCGGAAGATCCGACGATCAACGATCATCTTGGCGATGCCTATTGGCGCGTCGGGCGGACGCTGGAAGCGAAATTCCAGTGGCAGCATGCGAAGGATCTCAAGCCCGAGGCGGACGAATTGCCGAAGATCGAGACCAAGCTGCGTGACGGCCTGCCCGAGGACACGTCCAACGCCGCCGCCGCCGAGAAGAAGAAGGACGACGGCAGGGGCGGTTAG